In Spea bombifrons isolate aSpeBom1 chromosome 5, aSpeBom1.2.pri, whole genome shotgun sequence, the sequence TTGGTTTGTGATGTCCAAAAGTAAAACCACGCAAACCTTTGGACCGCCATATTGAATTACAAAGCATTTGCTGTAATGAATCAATTTAATTGAGAAATTGGCATTGGTCCTCAGATGTAGCCTGGTGACTCAGCTTCTTTATAAAGAATAGACAGATAGACCATCAAGGGACAGGGAGCCAACAGTGACAATCCTTAACAGAAAAGCAGGAGATGGTCTTATGAACCACCCCAGAGACCGACAAAACTAATGTTAGACACCCCTGCAAATCTACCCTCAGCAAGTGTGGTTCAGGATGAGAATGTGGGACTAATCAGCACCCAGAGCCACGTCCAAAGTGCCAGAATACATTTtaccataaaatgtgtttatgtttGCTTGGGACCCACATATATGAACATATTTGCTGATCAACGCCCTACAGGAGCACAAGTATCTGCcctcataaacaaatactctcctactcgatccttacgttcttcccatgggctaaggctctcttcctcacttatcacctcttccttttcccgtcgaCAAGATTTCACTCAGGCTGCCCCATATCTTTGGAATCTACTTCAACCGAACCTtaagcattcaccctccctcccgacattcacgAAACAtctgaaaacccacttcttcagagaagcataccatcttagctgatagaacttccttgtcattgatacgaccaccacactacctctcaccctttccctgtgccttatgtttgtcaccccattccctcaggattgtaaacttgcgagcaggACTCTCTCCACctgatgtatcggtttgtcttagtctgtcaattctcgtcttgtcataccccttgaatatatgtattgtattaagcacggcataaattgttggccctttataaataaaagataataataataaagtcctAGTAACAAAGAGAAGTATACATCAGTCCTATAAGTTCACCCTACAAGTCCAAATTTTATACTTAAAAACTTGCTTCATGGGAAATATACTATCATGTTATAGCCAGATGATATACAAATATCAAGTAATTAAAGGCAGGACCAATAAACCCACAACCTTCTGCGAAGAAGGCTAGCAAAATGCATAGTAAGTTGTGTATTTAATTATACTGTACTGCATGATACCCATTTGTAGGTGTCTCTTTCGCTTTCAAGTTTACCCACCTGGTATCTGCTTGATGACCAATATGGCTTAACTTCATTTCATGAACGAAGAGTATCTGTAAAGCGTCAAAGAAAGTATTTTCATAAAAGTCATCAGATACCCCTTTAAGAACAGGAGTTAGCTttgaaattgttggcgctattaAGTTGTCAGAAACCCACTTTTTTTCAAGAATCCACAAATAAGTTAGGCAACTTAAAGCGATATCATAAAGGGAGGATGAAGTCTGGTTTTGTCTGGTATAACAGTGATCACCCAGATATTATTATTCTACAGTATTCATAAAGCCCACCTTacgtatattacatatattagcTACGGACTATATGACCAGTAGTCCAACAGCTGAAGCTTTCATAAAACTCAGACAGTCTTTGGTTAGAAGAGGAACATGGGAATTGTAGACAACCAACTGGAGCCCACCCAGATGAGGCAGTCATCTCCTGCTGGGGTGCCCATCTTGGCTAACCATAGTAGTTGCATCACCTTGAAGATAGCGTATAAATGCTGAAACCGGTTGGTGTTATGATTGCCATTAAAATGACCACCCTGGTTTATTCACAAGTTCTGAGTTTATGACCATTCTTGGGTgagcatttttttgtgaattgttTATTCGGATGGGACTGGCTCTTCCGTCAATACACTGTTAAATtgagatacattgtatccagCAGGCATGCGGAGATCATCTACCCTTTGCTCTCATATCGGTGAGGGCTATTTTGTGGCTAAACTGTAGTTAATGGCGATTGCCCAACCAACCCACTAACTGGTAAATGACAAAATCTTTATAGACCCACAAGGATTAAACCATCATTCCATGATCCCCAACAATCAGGTtaaaacatgacttttatgttgGCCTTCTGTTTAAACCCCTATCACaaacatttgcattatttactATTCATTCTTCCCCACTAAAAATGCAACAAGTCACAAACACAACTTTTGTACGATCTCAAAggagaaatgtattaaaatgacaATTTCTACATCAGGTCAAAATAACAAATCTCTGactctttttattttgtcacaGCAGACCAGAATGACGAATCCAGTACAAGAAAGGCCACCTTTCTGTTAATGATGAATCCATGCACAAATTGAATAATATACACTCATGTAGCGAGTACTGtcttaaataaatctatatgttaaataaattcCTAGTGCCTCAGATGAAATACAATGGGAAATCTGTTTGAAATGCTGTAAATTTCTGATTCATGTGCAAAATAAGAGTGCTCTACAAATCTACTGTACCAGTTTGACTGCACTCAGcatatttttaaactttgcagTGAATATCACTATTTGCTTCCTTGAATACATTTTTGATTTGTCAAcgcatgaaaatataaaaacaccaaaaaaaaaaaacatattttgtatcagaaggatatttcttaaaatattagcaGTACAGAAGGTATGGTATTATTGCTGAACTCAGTATTCTGcacataaagaataaaatgagaAGAAACCCTAAACtattgttaaaaattgtcatgaAAAGAAGTAAAATTACAACCTTACAAATCAAGTTAAACATTCAGTACAGacctagtttatttttttacaccacTAATGCAAATACGGTGTAccagaatattttttctcaaggctaatttttttttaaaaaaaaagttaaatctataaaataaaacaagggcATTTGTAATGGTACCATCGCATCAcacaggttggcaaatacattataaagatCAGTGATAACCGTCCAGCACAGCTGGACATCATAAACCCCACCAGGCCACAGCAACTATAGAGTCACTATGGATGTCTTAGAATGCTCCAATCTCTGTGCCCCAGGGTCTATAAGGCTTGCCAGAAGGTGGAGGTGTTGATGAGCTTAGTGCATTGGGTGACAATAAATGAAAGGATCCAAATGAAAAAGGGAATGCTGAGAGTGATGAAATTGAAGACAGCAGCGGTGGCGAGAGTTTTGAAGAAGCGACAACGGGAAGCACTGATGCAATGTTCCCATTAGGGGGAACCCGCAGCGTGGTAGACTCTGCGTGTGGTGACCCAGGATGTCTGCTCTGGTGATGAGCTTCTGAAGAGGCTGGGCTGTTTGCAGTGCTATGAGGAGTCTGTGCCAGAAGCAGCGGGTGTGATAGATGAGGATGGTGACCGAAGGCACCTCCCCAGGGAATATGTCCGATGCTGGTATGAGCCGTGGTGGCAGCTTCTCTCTGGGAGGCATAGTTGTTCAGATGAGAAACAAGTCGTACTCGCAGTGGGTCGGTAGTGTCAAGACCTTCAATGATACTTAAATACCGGGCCACTTCAGCGAGGCACTCTCTGAACCCCAAACTCCGATAGTCCATTGCAAGGGCATGGGCATCAAAATAACctaaagtgaagaaaagagCAAAAGGGATCTATCAAAATCTAGCCATACCACAATTTCTTGGACCTCATGCATATCACAGACACCCCCTTTTCTGATAATAGATGGCGGTATGTGTATTAAGAACCATCCTGGTTAAATTAGTGATAGTAACAacccactggttgctatggtgacagcaCTATATTTACCATTTTGCACCAGGTCTTCCCTTCATACActttaaatatgcaaatatatctGGTCACAAAACGTTATATATTAGCAGAACTACATTACAGCCAATGTgggaaaggtaaaaaaaaaaataatcaaaagaaTTGTGaacagattgtgtttttttttttaaaccaatttGTACATATAAGTCAAGTCTTTGCAtgtaagaaaatgaagaaaaacctAAAACCATTGAAagagttttaaaatatatatattttttttatttactttttttttttttatacaagtgTTCTTCgcttttcagaaaaaaaggcaattgCTTTGACAGCTGGGAGTGGAAGAAAAGAGATTTGTCTG encodes:
- the HEY1 gene encoding hairy/enhancer-of-split related with YRPW motif protein 1 → MKRTHEYSSSDSELDENIEVEKESADENGNLSSAAGSMSPSTSSQILARKRRRGIIEKRRRDRINNSLSELRRLVPSAFEKQGSAKLEKAEILQMTVDHLKMLHTAGGKGYFDAHALAMDYRSLGFRECLAEVARYLSIIEGLDTTDPLRVRLVSHLNNYASQREAATTAHTSIGHIPWGGAFGHHPHLSHPLLLAQTPHSTANSPASSEAHHQSRHPGSPHAESTTLRVPPNGNIASVLPVVASSKLSPPLLSSISSLSAFPFSFGSFHLLSPNALSSSTPPPSGKPYRPWGTEIGAF